The proteins below come from a single Bombyx mori chromosome 7, ASM3026992v2 genomic window:
- the LOC101746292 gene encoding nischarin — translation MSSFLKYHENSSVGVDEATIKDNVTYYKIKVKVGSVNWHVMHRYNDFVELHDKLVSDHGVGKELLPPKKVIRNKTPKFVEQRREALNVYLKEVLNYLKLSMPYEFAHFLDFHKYDIFFLLTDLAKTLYLEGDNLLENAKSYKFTPLELHAISERLKMACPPTEKQDQTYDFSHVLDFCSQLRSLDVEGSYEKYGTSNIILNELQFDFIPFKSLVNLRILGVPMRCIQSVGSLRDTLVNLSVLTATVISLNEFLLVDILHKEPSSIADTVKWKKLAMINFGNNNIENVDWAIKLVPRLQHLSLSSNKLKELCDISSLHELRILDLSMNSFSLCEKWHAKIGNVVKIELSQNKVESLRGFSRLYSLESLNLGCNVITDVEEVQHICKLPCLEYLWLTANPVASIIDYRVKVIEQFNSRMSEICLDNERASEKELDTARVLQALRVVKEGKIPTFLDNHTSHSFNKS, via the exons ATGtcttcatttttaaaatatcacGAAAATAGTTCAGTAGGCGTTGACGAGGCTACAATAAAAGACAATGTTacgtattacaaaattaaagtcAAAGTGGGTTCCGTTAATTGGCATGTAATGCATCGATACAACGATTTTGTGGAGCTTCACGATAAACTCGTATCAGACCATGGTGTTGGAAAGGAATTACTTCCGCCTAAAAAAGTTATACGAAATAAGACTCCTAAGTTTGTGGAACAAAGACGCGAAGCATTGAATGTGTATCTGAAGGAAGTgctaaactatttaaaattatccATGCCGTATGAATTCGCGCACTTTTTAGATTTTCATAAATacgatattttctttttattaaccgACTTAGCGAAGACTTTGTATTTGGAAGGTGATAATTTGTTGGAGAATGCAAAATCTTATAAGTTCACGCCTCTTGAG TTGCATGCGATTAGTGAAAGACTAAAAATGGCGTGTCCTCCAACAGAGAAACAAGATCAAACATATGATTTCAGCCATGTCTTAGACTTCTGTTCACAACTTCGCTCATTGGACGTTGAAGGAAGCTATGAAAAATATGGCACAAGCAACATAATACTAAATGAGTTACAATTTGATTTCATTCCCTTCAAGTCCTTGGTTAACTTAAGGATACTAGGAGTTCCCATGAGATGCATACAGAGTGTTG GTAGTCTACGGGACACCCTAGTCAACCTGTCAGTATTAACGGCCACAGTAATCTCTCTGAATGAATTTCTATTAGTTGACATCCTGCATAAAGAACCATCGAGTATTGCTGATACAGTG AAATGGAAGAAACTCGCGATGATAAACTTCGGTAACAACAACATTGAAAATGTCGATTGGGCTATCAAATTGGTCCCAAGACTTCAGCACCTGAGTCTCTCGTCAAACAAACTCAAAGAGCTTTGTGACATATCAAGCCTTCACGAACTAAGGATATTAGATTTGTCCATGAACTCGTTTTCGCTCTGTGAGAAGTGGCACGCTAAAATAGGTAACGTAGTAAAAATAGAACTATCACAGAATAAGGTTGAATCGCTACGTGGGTTTTCCAGACTCTATTCTTTAGAGAGTTTAAATTTAGGCTGTAATGTTATAACGGATGTTGAAGAGGTCCAGCATATATGTAAATTACCTTGCTTAGAGTATCTATGGCTGACGGCGAATCCCGTTGCCTCGATCATAGATTATAGAGTTAAAGTCATAGAGCAATTCAACTCTAGAATGTCCGAAATCTGTTTGGATAACGAGCGAGCTTCTGAGAAAGAACTAGACACGGCTAGGGTTTTGCAAGCATTGAGGGTGGTTAAAGAAGGTAAAATACCTACTTTCCTAGACAATCATACCAGTCatagttttaataaaagttGA